TTGAGAAGGCTCATGCTTTTCTCTATCCTTGGGGAACCATAATATGAGGTTGCATTAACATAGTATATGGTGGAATTTATTATGCTGAGGGGGACAGGATTTGGATTCTGGATCAGTAGACTTGCATTCTCAATTTCAAGTTCTGGCTCCTGCCATGATATGACCAGGGGATAAGAGCCTGTTAGCTTTCCCTTATCAAGATTAAGGGACAAGTTCAGCTGATAGTATGTTGATTGATTTTCATATAGAGCCTGCAGAAGATCGGCAGGCATGGGTGCAATGAGAGTGGTCCCGTTAAGGATTGATGCGCTGCATGGGAAGGATGTGGATTGTAAAACAAAAGAGCAGGAATCCACGCTTTCAATTGATAGATCTCTGAGATTGTAATTCAAAACAACAAGGGTCTTGTTCTCAGATAAACCAATAGAGCTCAGAGTTATGCTTGGAAGCTGAATTTCGGCTGCCTTTCCTGGAGCTTGAATAACTGTGAATAGAAATGAGAGCACTAGAACCAGGAGAACAAGCGTGAAGACAAATGCCTCTAGAGAGAATGGCGAGAGAAGAGATTCTTCGAATTTTCGAATGTCTATGTAGGAGAATATGGAGAGGATGAAGAGGGAGGATATCCATAGCCAGGCTGGAACAGATAAAAGAAGCTTGTACCTCACGCTCTCTCTTTTTACTGGAGGATCTGGTATTGGGTTGAAGTCCCCCTTTGTTGTTACAATACCATCGCTCACATTCAGGACTCTGTGTATTGTGCAGTGAAACGGATCGCTACAATATATTACTATGTCTCCAGGAGAGTAGCTGCTGATGGAGGTTGAGATTGAGAGCGCGAGGTCCCCTGGTTTCAAAGTGGGGTACATCGAGAATCCCCAAACGATGTTTATTGATGCTGGAAAAGAAAAGAGCCTGGAGCCTATAGCAAGGAGGAAAATGAGGATGGCTGCTGCTGTGTACAGAAAACTGCTAGATTTCAATTCAGGAGATCACCTGAACTGTTATTGGATAGTAGACACAAGCCCCCTGCCCACCAGAAATCGTGCAATATATTAAGTTCAAATTCAGAGAGGATGTGCCGGAGCCGGAGGAGCTTATGCTTGCTATTATGGCATTTCCTGAGCCAGGAAGCAGGGAAATCTCAGACGTAGAATAGGAACCTGGAATTCCCGAAGAGA
The window above is part of the Fervidicoccaceae archaeon genome. Proteins encoded here:
- a CDS encoding signal peptidase I, yielding MKSSSFLYTAAAILIFLLAIGSRLFSFPASINIVWGFSMYPTLKPGDLALSISTSISSYSPGDIVIYCSDPFHCTIHRVLNVSDGIVTTKGDFNPIPDPPVKRESVRYKLLLSVPAWLWISSLFILSIFSYIDIRKFEESLLSPFSLEAFVFTLVLLVLVLSFLFTVIQAPGKAAEIQLPSITLSSIGLSENKTLVVLNYNLRDLSIESVDSCSFVLQSTSFPCSASILNGTTLIAPMPADLLQALYENQSTYYQLNLSLNLDKGKLTGSYPLVISWQEPELEIENASLLIQNPNPVPLSIINSTIYYVNATSYYGSPRIEKSMSLLNQTLVPPAGSLKIEFPSQYDYAYVEVFYEFMNRTNRWVGIAEFTKNS